A region of Staphylococcus sp. IVB6181 DNA encodes the following proteins:
- the hemB gene encoding porphobilinogen synthase, translating to MSFDRHRRLRVNESMRSLVRENHVRKEDLIYPIFVVERDDVKEEIPSMPGIYQISLNRLDEELKEAYDLGIRAVMFFGVPNEKDAVGTGAYAHEGIIQKATCKSKQLYPDMLVLADTCLCEYTDHGHCGLIDDHTHDVDNDKTLPLLVKTAISQVEAGADIIAPSNMMDGFVAEIRKGLDDAGYYNIPIMSYGIKYASSFYGPFRDAAESTPSFGDRKTYQMDPSNRREALLELESDLKEGADMMIVKPALSFLDIIRDVRERTNVPVIAYNVSGEYSMTKAAALQGWIDEEKIVMEQMISMKRAGADMIITYFSKDICRYLDNKEDE from the coding sequence ATGAGTTTTGACAGACACAGAAGATTACGTGTAAATGAATCTATGCGTAGTCTTGTTAGAGAAAATCACGTAAGAAAAGAAGATTTGATTTATCCTATCTTTGTAGTGGAAAGAGATGACGTTAAAGAAGAAATTCCTTCCATGCCTGGTATTTATCAAATCAGCTTAAATCGATTAGATGAAGAGCTAAAAGAAGCGTATGATTTAGGAATACGAGCAGTGATGTTCTTTGGTGTCCCAAACGAAAAAGATGCGGTTGGAACAGGTGCTTATGCACATGAAGGTATCATTCAAAAAGCAACATGCAAATCTAAACAGCTTTATCCGGATATGCTTGTATTAGCAGATACTTGCTTATGCGAATACACGGATCACGGCCATTGCGGTTTAATCGATGATCATACACATGACGTTGATAACGATAAAACATTGCCTTTATTGGTTAAAACAGCTATATCGCAAGTTGAAGCAGGGGCTGACATTATCGCACCAAGCAATATGATGGACGGTTTCGTTGCTGAAATCCGTAAAGGTTTAGATGACGCTGGTTACTACAATATTCCAATCATGAGTTATGGTATTAAATACGCATCTAGTTTCTACGGTCCATTCCGTGATGCAGCAGAATCAACACCATCATTCGGTGACAGAAAAACTTATCAAATGGATCCTTCAAACAGAAGAGAAGCTTTGCTTGAATTAGAAAGCGACTTAAAAGAAGGTGCTGACATGATGATTGTCAAACCAGCACTTAGTTTCTTAGATATCATCAGAGATGTTAGAGAAAGAACGAATGTTCCAGTTATTGCTTATAATGTCAGCGGTGAATACAGCATGACAAAAGCAGCAGCACTTCAAGGTTGGATTGATGAAGAAAAAATCGTAATGGAACAAATGATTTCTATGAAACGTGCAGGCGCAGATATGATTATTACGTATTTCTCAAAAGATATTTGCCGTTACTTAGATAATAAGGAGGACGAATAA